The Candidatus Cloacimonadaceae bacterium DNA window TTTATCCCGGACGATCAAGATTTAGGGATTAGTCCGGAACGATATATCGATAGCATTAAAGGCTACCATCAATATGCCATGAAACACCCAGATACACCTATTCGCAGTATCAGGGCATTTGAAAAAAGTGATTTCCCTGATGATTGGAGAGAACTGATCCGGCTCTATATGATCCGCAGAACACGGACTTTTATCAAAGAATACTATGCTATCCCAGATGATAATAATGAGTTATATCTTGAGTTTCCGGATGGTAAGAAGTCCTATTTCCCAGTAAGAACACCAAAAAAGCTTGGCTACGAGCTACCGGTAGAAGGTCAACAGGATCAATATACAAGGCTCTATAATGAAGAGCAAGTAGATCAGATCGGCTCTCTCAGTCTCCCGCGTTATGGACTTGCCGGCTATGTAGATGAATCCAAATGTAAACATTTAAGCGCTGCAGAACAGAAAATAGTAGAGGATTTGTCCAGAGCAGGGAAACGGTTGATCGGGTTTTGCCGCACCAATCTCTTCAAACGTTTGGAAAGCAGTGGCTATTCCTATCTGCTCTCCTTATGCCGTCACATCCAAAGAAACTACATCTTTATCCATGCCATAGAAAATGAATTAGCTCTTCCTATCGGTAAGAATTATACGGACGTGGTGAGTTCATTCCTCGATCTGGATGATTCAGACGATTTTGAAGACGATACAGATCAGGTTTCAGTCATCGAATTCAGCCACGATTCACGCCTCTACAGCCAAAGAGCGATCGTATCCTACGAGTACTTCACGCAACCAAGCATAAGGAAAAGATTTGTTTGGATAGATAGCACATTATTCTCAAAGGGACTTTTGAAAGCACTAAAGGATGATACGGACATACTGATGGAAATAGTCGTGGCGAATTATAGCTGGGATCCCCAGCAAGACCGTCAGCTACAAGCTTTACGCAAGCTCGTTGTGGAAACCCATGCTCACGATAAGGTACTGATCTTCACACAGTTTGCAGATACTGCAAACTATCTATATCAGCAACTCAGCAAAATGAATGTAGATCATATAGCTGTGGCAACTGGAGCCTCAGATAACCCCACTGAGCTTGCCAGGCAGTTTAGTCCCCTAAGCCATAACCGACATCAGACATCCAGGGATATCAGGGTTCTGATAGCTACTGATGTGCTGAGTGAAGGCCAAAATCTTCAGGATTGCCATATCATGCTAAATTACGACCTACCATGGGCAATTATCCGTTTAATCCAACGAGCGGGACGTATTGACCGGATAGGTCAAAATGCCAAAGAAATCCAGTGCTACAACGTCTTACCTGAGAAGGGAATTGAGAAGATTATCAATGTTCGAGCCCGTCTCAGTAAGCGCATTAGCCAGAACGCCGAAGTCTTTGGCTCGGATGAAGTTTTCTTTGCCGGAGATCCCACCAGTATTGTAAATCTGTATAACGAAAAAGCCGGTATTCTGGATGATGAACAAGATGCAGAAATAGATCTGGGTTCCTATGCCTATCAGATTTGGAAAAATGCCATTGATAAAGACAAAAATCTGGAACGTCTAATACCTGAGCTTCCCAATATCGTTTATTCCACTATGGAATCTAATGCTGAACCTGCTGGAGTAATAATCTATGCCCGAACAGTCCATGATAATGACGTCCTGGCATGGATGGACATCCATGGCAACCTGATCTCCCAATCACAAAAAAGAATACTTGAGGTGACAGCTTGTGGGCCTGATACCAAAGCCTTGCCAAAATTGGAGATTCATCATGAACTGGTCGGTAAGGGAATCGCTATTATCAACACTTCAGAGCGTGATACATCCGGCAGCTTAGGCAGAAAAAGCAGTATCAAACGGCAGCTTTACACCAAGCTGGATGAATTTATAAAAGAAAATGACGCCACTATATTTGTATCAACAGCCCTAAAAAAAGCTGTCGAAGCCATCTACCGTTATCCGCTGAAAGAAGATGCCAAAAACATTATCAGCCGCTATTTCAAAACCAAAGAGCCGATAGATGCTTTGGTAGGGTTAGTGGAATCATTCTGGGAAGAGAATAAACTTTGCACTGATCCCGATGATGGTAATCACTATGATGAGCCCCAAATCATCTGCTCCATGGGCTTGGTGAACAAGAAGGATTAAATGATTAAAAGCACTTTTGCAACACTGGTCAGGGAATTCAACTTCAAAGAACTATTTAACCAAATGGGATGGGATAACGCCACCGGCTCGTTTGAAACAGACCTAAAAGGAACTATCTACACGGTCAGCGTTATCTGTGAAAAAAGCGGATTTCGCTTCTTGCAATGCTCTCCTCCAGTAGGATCGAGCATTCCCCCAAAGAATGATAGACTCCGTATTCAATCTATTGTTAAACGCAGATACTATGAGCATTTGCTAATATTTATCGATGAAACAAAGCAAAGGCAAGTCTGGCAATATGCCTATAAGCCAGCGGGTAAGCCACTGAAAACCGTCATTACAGAGTATTACATTACCCAGGATCCCCAATTGCTTTATCAACGTACTGCAGGCTTAGTTTTTAGCATAGATGAGCATGAGAATATTACACTGGTCGATGTAACCAAACGGTTGAATGCTACCATAGATCAGAATTCTGAAAAGGTCACCAAGAAATTCTATGATGGCTTCAAAAAACAGCATACTAAGTTTCTATCCTTTATGACAGGGATAACAGAAGAGATTGATCGTAATTGGTATGCCTCAGTGATGCTCAATCGGCTCATGTTCTGCTATTTCATCCAAAAACGTGGGTTCTTGGATAATAATGTGCATTATCTGATGAACAAACTTCAAGACGGACAGAGGGTGCGTGGTAGAGACCAATTCTATTCCTTCTATCGCAACTTTCTGCTTCATCTTTTTCATGAAGGACTCGGCTCACCTGATAGAGGTCGCTTCTCATCAGAAATTGGCAAAATCCCCTATCTGAATGGGGGCATCTTCTCGGTGCATGAACTGGAAACTAAGTATGAGGGGCAGATCAAAATTACCGATGAGGCTTTTGAATCTCTCTTTAAATTCTTTGAGGAATATCACTGGCATCTTGATACAAATGTAACTGCTACAGGAAGAGATGTCAATCCAGATGTTATCGGCTATATCTTTGAAAAATATATCAATGACCGGGCTCAAATGGGAGCGTATTATACCAAAGAAGATATTACCGATTACATAGGCAAAAATACAATACTGCCCTATCTTTTTGATGAAGTGCAACGTAAATACCCCGATGCTTTCAAACCGGTGGGGGAAATCTGGCAAAAGCTCATGTCTAGTGAGGATCAGTTTATCTACAATGCAGTTAAACATGGAATTAACCCTGATGATGTCTGGCATGACCTACCTGACGATATCAAAGCCGGACTTGATCCAGAACAGATAAACCTTGTAGAGATACGGCGATGCTGGAACCGCCCTGCACCTTCAGATGCTGCTTTGCCTACAGAAATCTGGCGAGAGGTGATCACCAGGCGACAACGGTATATTGAGGTCAAAAAACTTCTCTCTAGTGGGAATATCACTCAGATAAACGACTTTATCACCTATAACCTTGATATTCGTCAATTTGCCCTTGACCTTATCTATGAAACAGATGATCCTAAGCTGGTTTTCCAATTTTACAATGCTCTGAAATCCATTACAATTCTTGACCCCACCTGTGGATCAGGGGCTTTCCTATTCGCTGCTATGAATATCCTGGAAGACCTCTATGAAGCCTGCATTAACCGAATGAAGGACTTTGTGCATGACAATCACGGGCATGGCACAAGCCACCTAAAACGGGAACTTGATATTGTTGATACCCCCTCTCACCCTAATCTGGAGTATTTCATCTATAAGAGCATCATTCTAAATAATCTCTATGGCGTTGATATTATGAATGAAGCAGTGGAGATAGCAAAGCTTAGATTATTCCTCAAACTCGTTGCTTGTGTTGACCCTGATCCTAAACATCCGAATTATGGATTGGAACCGTTACCGGATATTGACTTTAACATAAGGTGCGGGAATACTCTAGTTGGGTATGCTAATTGGGAAGAGATTGAAAAAGACATTGAAAGCGATGCTATATCTGCTGCTGAAAACAAAGAGATTATTCCAGAGATGTGCCAAAAAGTGGCTATGGCGTTTATCCAATACAAAGATATTCAACTGGAAGGCTATCAGGATTATAAAAACTTCGTAGTTGCAAAGTCTGAACTGCAAGATAATCTGAAAGAACTTACTTCTCACTTAGATAAAATGCTATATCAACATTCAAACTCAGTGTCTTATAGTAAATGGAAAGAAGCACATCAACCCTTCCATTGGTTTGCAGAATTCTACGAAATTATCCACGACAATGAAGGTTTTGGAGTTATCATTGGTAATCCACCGTATATTGAAACCACAAAGGTCAGTTATACATTAGATAATTATAAAACTTGCCCGTGTGGGAATCTATATGCCTTAGTAATCGAAAGAGTGCACACAATTTCAAATAAAACAAGTTCGATATCTATGATTGTCCAGTTACCTATTGTATGTACTGACAGGATGATTCCATTACAAGAAATGCTTGTAGACAGGCACACGTGTTGGTTCAGCACCTTTGATGATAGACCGGGGAAGCTATTTGATGATTTACAGCATATTCGTGCAACCATTATTATTAGTAAATGTATGCAACCATCTCAGATTTTTACGAGCAAGTATAACAGATGGGTGTCTTCTACAAGGGAAAACCTGTTCAAAAATCTGTACTATTTTGAGACT harbors:
- a CDS encoding helicase-related protein codes for the protein MPRIFDNINDSLLTYLQNTLEHSYRADFCVGFFNLRGWASIDHNVEKWPGWDGACARVLVGMQRLPVEELKAAFRTDEDGIRMDLKTASSLRKKCAEQFKEQLLIGIPTNRDEAALRELSAQIKSKKVIVKLHLSFPLHAKLYLMHKEDSNAPIIGVVGSSNLTMSGLERQGELNVDVLDHDACNKLQNWFEERWADQYCIDISAELAEIIDNSWARETAIPPYHIYLKMVYHLSQEARAGLNEFKIPKVFKNKLFAFQQAAVLIAAKKLYNRNGVFIGDVVGLGKTFTACAVAKIFEEDYYYSTLIICPANLIEMWKSYIDEYDLKAEVLSMSAVQKNLKNKKRFRLVIIDESHNLRNHKGERYKAIKTYLSENESKIMLLSATPYNKDYKDLSNQLRLFIPDDQDLGISPERYIDSIKGYHQYAMKHPDTPIRSIRAFEKSDFPDDWRELIRLYMIRRTRTFIKEYYAIPDDNNELYLEFPDGKKSYFPVRTPKKLGYELPVEGQQDQYTRLYNEEQVDQIGSLSLPRYGLAGYVDESKCKHLSAAEQKIVEDLSRAGKRLIGFCRTNLFKRLESSGYSYLLSLCRHIQRNYIFIHAIENELALPIGKNYTDVVSSFLDLDDSDDFEDDTDQVSVIEFSHDSRLYSQRAIVSYEYFTQPSIRKRFVWIDSTLFSKGLLKALKDDTDILMEIVVANYSWDPQQDRQLQALRKLVVETHAHDKVLIFTQFADTANYLYQQLSKMNVDHIAVATGASDNPTELARQFSPLSHNRHQTSRDIRVLIATDVLSEGQNLQDCHIMLNYDLPWAIIRLIQRAGRIDRIGQNAKEIQCYNVLPEKGIEKIINVRARLSKRISQNAEVFGSDEVFFAGDPTSIVNLYNEKAGILDDEQDAEIDLGSYAYQIWKNAIDKDKNLERLIPELPNIVYSTMESNAEPAGVIIYARTVHDNDVLAWMDIHGNLISQSQKRILEVTACGPDTKALPKLEIHHELVGKGIAIINTSERDTSGSLGRKSSIKRQLYTKLDEFIKENDATIFVSTALKKAVEAIYRYPLKEDAKNIISRYFKTKEPIDALVGLVESFWEENKLCTDPDDGNHYDEPQIICSMGLVNKKD